In Haematobia irritans isolate KBUSLIRL chromosome 1, ASM5000362v1, whole genome shotgun sequence, a genomic segment contains:
- the LOC142219975 gene encoding uncharacterized protein LOC142219975, protein MFVNKSVVVVFICLLKMTSGTLLYPESTAMQLTGSVSIPITPLPLKRRAYFDWGLQMNYNMPFNLSSFYMAPIWVSRYNEISKREILYNDFTPMEFYESMEKINFSYGFHKTCWKRSICELARHPFDAAHGNWLTDLITFVMTPSHLQMNSQHHYMLAESQGRADQSCDQLYPECEDDPLHLLTTIEE, encoded by the exons ATGTTTGTGAATAAGAGTGTTGTCGTTGTGTTCATTTGCTTATTAAAAATGACATCGGGTACACTGCTCTATCCGGAATCAACTGCAATGCAG CTTACAGGTTCAGTTTCAATACCAATAACGCCATTGCCATTAAAGCGTAGAGCCTACTTTGATTGGGGTCTTCAAATGAACTACAATATGCCCTTCAACTTATCATCATTTTATATGGCACCAATATGGGTATCCAGATATAATGAAATATCGAAACGCGAAATACTTTACAATGATTTTACCCCAATGGAGTTCTATGAGAGCATGGAAA agataaattttagcTATGGTTTTCATAAGACTTGTTGGAAAAGGTCAATATGTGAATTAGCTCGCCATCCATTTGATGCAGCCCATGGAAATTGGTTAACAGATCTTATAACATTTGTAATGAC CCCAAGCCACCTTCAAATGAATTCGCAACACCATTATATGTTAGCTGAAAGTCAAGGTCGGGCTGACCAAAGTTGTGATCAGCTGTATCCGGAATGTGAAGATGATCCCTTACATTTGCTAACTACCATTGAagaataa
- the LOC142220017 gene encoding uncharacterized protein LOC142220017, whose translation MFDLPIIMSWQLSIAIIKSSTTVERPHYKTMTKQIFQKPNISKFFSRKVEFVNESTLRNLVASVSVPVTEFFPERRILIDWCFQMGYDMPHQLSSFYNIPIWPGKHSPKYRRRSIISDPWPENNHWKSLEAYNTSSSLGMHPSDFSAGELYQSLEDLLVSYGFHETCLLRSVCELARHPFDEEENQNILTDIITFILTPSQHEGFTSSETVYQEAYEEAERSGFLDANCSHMYPDCKVDLLSLLTQTSNVH comes from the exons ATGTTTGATCTTCCCATTATCATGTCATGGCAACTGTCGATAGCAATAATAAAGTCATCAACTACAGTCGAACGACCTCATTACAAGACAATGACCAAACAAATCTTTCAAAAACCCaatatatcgaaatttttcagTCGTAAAGTTGAATTTGTCAACGAAAGTACTCTCCGAAAC TTGGTGGCTTCCGTTTCGGTTCCGGTCACAGAATTCTTTCCCGAACGTAGAATTCTCATCGATTGGTGTTTCCAAATGGGTTACGATATGCCCCATCAGCTTTCGTCCTTTTACAATATACCCATTTGGCCTGGTAAACATAGTCCAAAATATCGTCGACGTTCTATAATATCAGATCCTTGGCCGGAGAATAATCACTGGAAATCTTTAGAGGCATACAATACATCATCTTCTCTGGGTATGCATCCAAGTGACTTTAGTGCTGGAGAATTGTATCAAAGTTTAGAAGACTTGTTGGTTAG TTATGGATTCCACGAAACCTGCCTGTTGAGAAGTGTTTGCGAACTGGCCCGGCATCCTTTTGACGAagaagaaaatcaaaatattctCACTGACATCATTACTTTTATTCTAAC ACCATCTCAACATGAAGGATTTACATCATCCGAAACAGTCTACCAAGAAGCCTACGAAGAGGCAGAGAGAAGTGGATTTCTAGATGCTAATTGTTCGCACATGTACCCAGATTGTAAAGTGGACCTGCTGAGTTTATTGACGCAAACTTCAAATGTTCATTGA
- the LOC142220056 gene encoding uncharacterized protein LOC142220056: protein MNLARSWLFLAIYFAFSGSRVDTYNSSLTSTLRTPVERIFSRRKRWLLFPKGSHLKFTVAVSKRLLAIHPKGLNFVLEAALYYPMPTARIDLIPKRFRKPTTKAPKVRGPTPLNLIGIPGSLIKYRAKPATRPPLVQRIDYNVSSLKWLPSTVANYSAVPPKWAKYNTPQYLHQYQWTPSKQEKYVQTYTNTKYPANKWYNWRRHYNKSNHWSRYGRNIEFDENEKNSQHYDEKEEEEWDNCEDASHYANYRSRRDLFGHFEGLTKILGIDMKSCIMRAMCDSKRFLMPPGYSLVHDIVRVIFKFPTVNGYEDDYSRIMKQDYETCDGFLRRKCPFSVLDLFLNSKRSL, encoded by the exons ATGAATTTAGCTCGTAGCtggttatttttggcgatatattTTGCCTTTTCGGGTTCTAGAGTGGACACGTACAATTCATCATTGACCTCCACATTAAGGACACCAGTGGAACGGATATTCTCTCGACGAAAACGGTGGCTTTTATTTCCCAAAGGTTCACATCTGAAGTTTACCGTAGCGGTTAGTAAACGTCTGTTGGCTATACATCCAAAAGGTTTGAATTTTGTGCTAGAAGCTGCCCTTTACTATCCCATGCCTACGGCTAGAATTGATTTGATTCCAAAGCGATTTCGAAAACCCACAACTAAAGCTCCCAAAGTCAGGGGACCAACTCCTTTGAATTTGATTGGTATACCAGGATCTTTGATAAAGTATAGAGCAAAACCTGCTACACGACCTCCATTGGTTCAGCGTATAGACTATAATGTGTCCTCTTTGAAATGGTTGCCATCAACTGTAGCGAATTATTCAGCAGTGCCTCCTAAATGGGCTAAATACAATACTCCACAGTATTTACATCAATACCAATGGACTCCATCAAAGCAAGAAAAGTATGTGCAAACGTACACAAACACAAAGTATCCAGCAAATAAATGGTATAATTGGAGAAGGCATTATAACAAATCAAATCACTGGAGTCGCTATGGCCGGAATATTGAATTCGATGAGAATGAAAAGAATAGCCAACATTACGATGAGAAGGAGGAGGAGGAATGGGATAATTGCGAGGACGCCTCACATTATGCCAACTATAGAAGTCGCAGAGATCTATTTGGACACTTTGAAGGTCTGACTAAGAT TTTGGGAATCGATATGAAATCATGTATTATGAGAGCTATGTGTGACAGCAAGCGATTTTTAATGCCACCAGGATACTCACTGGTCCATGATATAGTCAGGGTTATATTCAA ATTTCCCACAGTAAATGGATACGAAGATGACTACTCACGCATAATGAAGCAAGACTATGAGACCTGTGATGGGTTTCTTCGGCGTAAATGTCCCTTTAGTGTtttggatttatttttaaattctaaaaggtcattataa